The Mycolicibacterium mageritense genome contains a region encoding:
- a CDS encoding serine hydrolase domain-containing protein: MSAADALAVVDDWPVPTAAAAVVGPSGVLASHGDTGKPFALASVTKPLVARAAQVAIEEGVVDLETPAGPPGSTVRHLLAHTSGVSMNSADPIARPGQRRVYSNYGFELLARAIEDAAGIEFGAYLTEAVFEPLGMAASALLGGAAAAGYGGVSTVADLAAFAGELLRPRLVSPDTHADAITVQFPGVNGVLPGFGVQRPNDWGLGFEIRDGKSPHWTGSANSPATFGHFGQSGTFLWVDPVADLALVALTDRDFGDWTYALWPAISDGVLREIGTD; the protein is encoded by the coding sequence ATGAGCGCTGCGGACGCCCTCGCCGTTGTCGACGACTGGCCGGTTCCGACTGCCGCTGCGGCGGTGGTCGGGCCGTCCGGCGTGCTGGCCAGCCACGGTGACACCGGCAAGCCTTTCGCGTTGGCGTCGGTGACCAAGCCACTCGTGGCGCGTGCTGCGCAAGTGGCCATCGAGGAAGGCGTGGTCGACCTCGAGACGCCCGCGGGCCCGCCGGGCTCCACGGTGCGTCACCTCCTCGCCCACACGTCCGGGGTGTCGATGAACTCGGCCGACCCCATCGCGCGGCCGGGGCAGCGGCGCGTGTATTCGAACTACGGATTCGAACTGCTCGCGCGTGCCATCGAGGACGCCGCCGGGATCGAGTTCGGTGCCTACCTGACCGAGGCGGTGTTCGAGCCGCTCGGCATGGCAGCGTCGGCCCTGCTGGGTGGTGCCGCGGCGGCCGGGTACGGCGGCGTGTCGACGGTGGCGGACCTGGCGGCCTTTGCCGGGGAGTTGCTGCGACCCCGGCTGGTTTCCCCCGACACGCATGCCGACGCGATCACGGTCCAGTTTCCCGGCGTGAACGGCGTGCTGCCCGGATTCGGTGTGCAACGGCCCAACGACTGGGGGCTGGGATTCGAGATCCGCGACGGGAAATCCCCGCACTGGACCGGATCGGCGAACTCGCCGGCCACGTTCGGCCATTTCGGCCAGTCAGGGACGTTTTTGTGGGTCGACCCGGTTGCCGATCTGGCGTTGGTAGCTCTCACCGACCGGGATTTCGGAGACTGGACGTATGCCCTGTGGCCGGCCATATCTGATGGAGTGCTGAGAGAAATCGGCACAGACTAG
- a CDS encoding S-(hydroxymethyl)mycothiol dehydrogenase, translated as MSQTVRGVISRSKGQPVELVDIVIPDPGPGEVVVDIMTCGVCHTDLTYREGGINDEFPFLLGHEAAGTVESVGEGVTHVEPGDFVVLNWRAVCGECRACKRGRPHLCFTTHNAKQKMTLTDGTELTPALGIGAFADKTLVHEGQCTKVDPEADPAVAGLLGCGVMAGIGAAVNTGNISRNDTVAVIGCGGVGDAAIAGAALVGAKKIIAVDTDNKKLDWARDFGATHTINARELDPVETIQDLTGGFGADVVIDAVGRPETWKQAFYARDLAGTVVLVGVPTPDMTLEMPLIDFFSRGGSLKSSWYGDCLPERDFPMLVDLYQQGRLPLEKFVSERIGLDQIEEAFKKMHAGEVLRSVVVLK; from the coding sequence ATGAGCCAGACGGTGCGTGGTGTGATTTCTCGGTCCAAAGGTCAGCCGGTGGAGTTGGTCGACATTGTCATTCCCGATCCGGGGCCCGGTGAGGTGGTGGTCGACATCATGACCTGCGGGGTCTGTCACACCGACCTGACCTACCGCGAGGGTGGCATCAACGACGAGTTTCCGTTCCTGCTCGGGCATGAAGCCGCCGGCACCGTCGAATCGGTCGGCGAAGGCGTAACCCACGTCGAACCCGGCGATTTCGTGGTGCTCAACTGGCGCGCGGTGTGCGGCGAATGCCGGGCCTGCAAACGTGGTCGCCCGCACCTGTGCTTCACCACGCACAACGCCAAGCAGAAGATGACGCTGACCGACGGCACCGAGCTGACCCCGGCCCTTGGCATCGGCGCGTTCGCCGACAAGACGCTGGTGCACGAAGGCCAATGCACCAAGGTCGACCCCGAGGCCGACCCTGCGGTCGCCGGACTGCTGGGCTGCGGCGTGATGGCAGGCATCGGCGCCGCGGTGAACACCGGCAACATCTCCCGCAACGACACCGTCGCGGTGATCGGCTGCGGCGGCGTGGGTGACGCCGCCATCGCCGGCGCCGCGCTGGTGGGCGCCAAGAAGATCATCGCCGTCGACACCGACAACAAGAAACTGGACTGGGCCCGCGACTTCGGCGCAACCCACACCATCAACGCCCGCGAACTCGACCCGGTCGAAACCATTCAGGATCTGACCGGTGGCTTCGGCGCCGATGTCGTGATCGACGCGGTCGGCCGCCCCGAGACCTGGAAGCAGGCGTTCTATGCACGCGACCTGGCCGGCACCGTGGTGCTCGTCGGCGTGCCCACCCCCGACATGACATTGGAGATGCCGCTCATCGACTTCTTCTCCCGCGGTGGATCATTGAAGTCCTCCTGGTACGGCGACTGCCTGCCCGAACGCGACTTCCCGATGCTCGTGGACCTCTACCAGCAGGGCCGGCTGCCACTGGAGAAGTTCGTCTCCGAACGCATCGGCCTCGACCAGATCGAAGAGGCCTTCAAAAAGATGCACGCCGGCGAGGTGCTGCGCTCGGTGGTGGTGCTCAAATGA
- a CDS encoding MBL fold metallo-hydrolase: MSSASNIERVVTSGTFELDGGSWDVDNNIWIVGDDHDVVVFDAAHTAAPIIEAVGGRNVVAVVCTHGHNDHITVAPELGAALDAPVLLHPADDMLWRAVHPDKDFRTVDDGQVLRAGGIELHALHTPGHSPGSVCWSIPDLNAVISGDTLFQGGPGATGRSFSDFPTILDSISKRLGMLPGETVVYTGHGDTTTIGDEIVHYDEWVARGH; the protein is encoded by the coding sequence ATGAGCTCGGCATCCAACATCGAACGCGTGGTCACCAGCGGCACGTTCGAACTCGACGGCGGCAGCTGGGACGTCGACAACAACATCTGGATCGTCGGCGACGACCACGACGTCGTGGTGTTCGACGCGGCCCACACCGCGGCACCGATCATCGAGGCCGTCGGCGGCCGCAACGTCGTCGCGGTGGTCTGCACCCACGGCCACAACGACCACATCACTGTGGCCCCCGAACTCGGCGCGGCCCTCGACGCCCCGGTGCTGCTGCACCCCGCCGATGACATGCTGTGGCGAGCCGTACACCCGGACAAGGACTTCCGCACCGTCGACGACGGCCAGGTGCTCCGCGCCGGCGGTATCGAACTGCACGCGCTGCACACCCCCGGGCACTCCCCCGGATCGGTCTGCTGGTCCATTCCCGACCTCAACGCCGTCATTTCGGGGGACACACTTTTCCAGGGCGGACCCGGCGCGACCGGCCGGTCGTTCTCGGACTTCCCGACCATCCTGGACTCCATCTCCAAACGCCTGGGCATGCTGCCCGGGGAGACCGTCGTCTATACCGGTCACGGCGACACCACCACCATCGGCGACGAAATCGTCCACTACGACGAATGGGTCGCCCGCGGCCACTGA
- a CDS encoding styrene monooxygenase/indole monooxygenase family protein has protein sequence MTTSSGRSAAVIGAGQTGVTAALGLLDNGFDVTLYSDRDQRSLRDAVPPTGTALIFGHAQRAEESLGLNTYLATAPTSTGQSVRVVDGSVDSRPEEIAFDADFGGFQGVAVDTRLKADDRLTLFQQRGGRFVVEAVDPDRLDQIAAGVDLTLVATGRGGLSSLFPVVADRTAYDRPQRTLLTVTLTGLPYGPEVFAHRSAAGGRHNAFTVITDQGESWLGPYLHKDAGPTWTFLGWALPGTDWERRFSGATSAASALEVVTGLHRDYIDWDLPEVQALKVIEDDPHSWLTGAVTPVVRAGVGHTASGHPVAALGDTAVAYDPIAGQGAQGGLIQAAALVHKAAGHDGAFDTAWLTAAFEEFYDRRARAAQLVTRLFLSDPDLVEYGHLFFAAANTSPRFASKLFGLLDDPRPFEAVTSVAAAKQLITEFAAEPADTLLDRFLPAGSFARSGFEPRVAQGAA, from the coding sequence ATGACGACTTCGAGTGGACGCTCCGCGGCAGTCATCGGCGCCGGGCAGACGGGTGTGACGGCTGCGTTGGGCCTGTTGGACAACGGTTTTGACGTCACGCTGTACAGCGACCGCGATCAACGCAGCCTGCGCGACGCCGTCCCGCCGACGGGCACGGCGCTGATCTTCGGTCACGCGCAGCGCGCCGAGGAGAGCCTCGGGTTGAACACGTATCTGGCGACGGCACCCACCTCGACCGGTCAGAGCGTGCGCGTGGTCGACGGCTCGGTGGACAGCAGACCTGAAGAAATCGCCTTCGATGCCGACTTCGGCGGTTTCCAGGGCGTCGCAGTGGACACGCGCCTCAAAGCCGACGATCGCCTGACCTTGTTCCAGCAGCGGGGTGGGCGGTTCGTCGTCGAGGCTGTCGATCCGGATCGACTCGATCAGATCGCCGCAGGCGTCGACCTCACCCTGGTGGCCACGGGCCGCGGTGGGTTGTCCTCGCTGTTCCCGGTGGTAGCCGACCGCACGGCCTACGACCGCCCGCAACGCACCCTGCTGACCGTGACACTCACCGGATTGCCGTACGGCCCGGAGGTTTTCGCGCACCGTAGCGCAGCGGGCGGCAGGCACAACGCGTTCACCGTCATCACCGATCAAGGTGAATCATGGCTGGGCCCATACCTGCACAAGGACGCGGGGCCGACCTGGACGTTCCTGGGCTGGGCCCTGCCCGGCACCGACTGGGAGCGCCGGTTCTCCGGCGCCACGAGCGCCGCGTCCGCTCTGGAGGTCGTCACCGGGCTGCACCGCGACTACATCGACTGGGATCTCCCAGAAGTGCAGGCGCTGAAGGTTATCGAGGACGACCCGCACTCCTGGTTGACCGGTGCCGTCACGCCGGTGGTGCGCGCCGGGGTCGGGCACACCGCGAGCGGGCATCCCGTCGCGGCGCTCGGCGACACCGCCGTGGCGTACGACCCGATCGCCGGTCAGGGCGCGCAGGGCGGCCTGATCCAGGCCGCTGCACTGGTGCACAAGGCCGCCGGGCACGACGGCGCCTTCGACACCGCATGGCTGACGGCGGCGTTCGAAGAGTTCTACGATCGTCGCGCCCGGGCGGCACAGTTGGTCACCCGGCTTTTCCTTTCCGATCCTGACCTCGTCGAGTACGGGCACCTGTTCTTCGCGGCGGCCAACACCAGCCCGCGGTTCGCGTCGAAACTCTTTGGTCTGCTGGACGATCCGCGACCGTTCGAAGCGGTCACCTCGGTGGCCGCCGCCAAGCAGTTGATCACCGAGTTCGCCGCGGAACCCGCCGACACGCTGTTGGATCGGTTCCTGCCCGCCGGCTCGTTCGCGCGGTCCGGCTTCGAACCCCGAGTGGCCCAGGGCGCTGCCTAG
- a CDS encoding class I SAM-dependent methyltransferase, with the protein MPESSIVVRPEPEGTPPSTRLQAAGLLSAIKLFEEAARTVPLPSAPQPIVIADYGAGTGHNSLLPIGAAITTLRGRTRPEHSVLVTHTDTVDNDFSALFRTVAEDSDSYLRKDSATFTSAVGRSFYTQILPSNSVNLGWSAWSLLWLGRVPMPVPDHIAVACSADAHVRDSYARQAAHDWHEFVAFRGRELCPGGRLVVLTMALAEDGDFGYGPLLAALTDTLSELRTDGFLNGDEVQRMSLPIVGRRAADFVAPFAPSGRFERLTIEHLDVFDADDRFFNQYRTEHDAKVFGAQWASFCRFAVFGVLAEALDGGSADPRRTTFFDRLEAGVAARLSAAPEPTRIPLAQVVLEKRRRG; encoded by the coding sequence ATGCCGGAGTCCAGCATCGTCGTCCGGCCGGAGCCGGAGGGCACCCCGCCGAGCACGCGGCTGCAGGCGGCCGGATTACTTTCGGCCATCAAGCTTTTCGAGGAGGCGGCCCGCACGGTTCCGCTACCGTCGGCCCCGCAGCCTATCGTGATCGCCGATTACGGCGCAGGCACCGGGCACAATTCACTGCTGCCGATCGGGGCCGCGATCACGACTTTGCGGGGACGCACGCGTCCCGAACACTCGGTGCTGGTGACCCACACCGACACGGTCGACAACGACTTCTCGGCACTGTTCCGCACCGTGGCCGAGGATTCGGACTCCTACCTGCGCAAGGATTCGGCGACGTTCACCTCGGCTGTCGGACGGTCCTTCTACACCCAGATCCTGCCGTCGAACAGCGTGAACCTGGGCTGGTCGGCGTGGTCCCTCCTGTGGCTGGGCCGCGTACCGATGCCGGTCCCCGACCACATCGCGGTGGCCTGCAGTGCCGATGCCCACGTGCGCGACAGCTACGCCAGGCAGGCCGCGCACGACTGGCACGAGTTCGTCGCGTTCCGCGGCCGCGAGCTGTGTCCGGGCGGGCGACTGGTGGTGCTGACCATGGCATTGGCTGAGGACGGTGACTTCGGGTACGGGCCGTTGTTGGCAGCGCTCACCGACACACTGTCCGAGCTGCGCACCGACGGATTTCTCAACGGCGATGAGGTGCAACGCATGTCGCTGCCCATCGTGGGGCGGCGCGCGGCCGATTTCGTGGCACCGTTCGCCCCGTCGGGGCGGTTCGAACGGCTCACGATCGAGCATCTGGACGTGTTCGACGCCGACGACCGGTTCTTCAATCAGTACCGAACCGAGCACGACGCAAAGGTTTTCGGCGCTCAGTGGGCGAGCTTCTGCCGGTTCGCGGTGTTCGGTGTGCTCGCCGAGGCTCTCGACGGCGGTTCCGCGGACCCGCGGCGCACCACGTTCTTCGACCGACTCGAGGCAGGGGTCGCGGCACGGCTGTCAGCCGCACCCGAGCCGACGCGGATCCCGCTGGCCCAGGTCGTCCTGGAGAAGCGCAGGCGAGGCTGA
- a CDS encoding acetolactate synthase large subunit: MTTGAQVVIERLLAGGVDVCFANPGTSEMHFVAALDSARDMRPVLCLFEGVATGAADGYARIAGRPAATLLHLGPGMANGLANLHNARRAFSPLVNVVGDHATYHKPLDAPLESDIEALADWAHGSVHRPASPADIGAAVDSAVQSATGEPGRVATIILPADFSWGPADSNPAVPQQQQAATAGMAVADVADLLRDRGGKALLLLGGPANTAAGLTAAARVTAATGARALVETFPARLARGRGVPHHDRLAYLGEQAAEQLSGTTDLVLVGARSPVTFFAYPGKPGDLVPPGASVHVLAPADLEKLADHLGAPPYVDSPPTAPTVPSGPLNPQNWAEVIAALLPERAIISDEANTSGLFLPAATAGAAPHDVLTLTGGAIGQGLPVAVGAAVAAPDRPVIALQADGSALYTISALWTMAREQLDVTVVILNNHAYAILQLELQRVGTSATGEQSRSLLDLSRPDIDFASIAQGFGVPATRAGTAEELAEQFRAALAEPGPHLIDAVVPAWSAG, encoded by the coding sequence ATGACGACCGGCGCGCAGGTGGTGATCGAGCGGCTGCTGGCAGGCGGAGTCGACGTGTGCTTCGCCAACCCGGGCACGTCGGAGATGCATTTCGTCGCGGCCCTGGATTCCGCGCGGGACATGCGGCCGGTGCTGTGCCTGTTCGAGGGCGTGGCCACGGGTGCGGCCGACGGATACGCGCGCATCGCGGGTCGGCCTGCTGCCACGTTGCTGCACCTCGGGCCGGGGATGGCCAACGGACTGGCCAATCTGCACAATGCACGCCGCGCCTTCAGCCCGCTCGTCAACGTCGTCGGCGACCACGCCACCTACCACAAGCCGCTGGACGCCCCGTTGGAGTCCGACATCGAGGCGCTGGCCGACTGGGCCCACGGCTCGGTGCACCGGCCCGCGTCGCCCGCGGACATCGGCGCCGCCGTCGACAGTGCCGTGCAGAGCGCGACAGGGGAGCCCGGCCGGGTGGCCACCATCATCCTGCCCGCCGACTTCTCGTGGGGGCCGGCCGATTCAAATCCGGCAGTGCCACAGCAGCAGCAAGCGGCTACCGCGGGCATGGCGGTGGCCGATGTCGCGGACCTGCTGCGTGACCGCGGCGGCAAAGCGCTCCTACTGCTCGGCGGACCTGCCAACACCGCGGCCGGGCTGACCGCGGCGGCCCGCGTCACCGCGGCCACCGGCGCCCGGGCCCTGGTCGAGACTTTCCCGGCCCGCCTGGCCCGCGGCCGCGGCGTGCCGCACCACGACCGACTGGCGTATCTGGGTGAGCAGGCAGCTGAACAGCTCTCCGGCACAACAGATCTGGTGCTGGTCGGCGCACGGTCTCCGGTGACCTTCTTCGCGTATCCGGGCAAGCCGGGTGACCTCGTGCCACCCGGTGCGAGCGTTCACGTCCTGGCCCCCGCGGATCTGGAGAAGCTGGCCGACCACCTCGGGGCACCGCCCTACGTCGACAGCCCTCCGACAGCGCCCACGGTTCCGAGCGGGCCACTCAACCCGCAGAACTGGGCCGAGGTGATCGCCGCGCTACTGCCCGAGCGCGCGATCATTTCCGATGAGGCGAACACGAGCGGGCTCTTCCTGCCGGCCGCGACTGCCGGTGCCGCACCGCACGACGTGCTGACCCTCACCGGCGGGGCGATCGGCCAGGGCCTGCCCGTCGCGGTGGGGGCCGCCGTGGCAGCTCCGGACCGCCCGGTGATCGCGCTGCAGGCCGACGGCAGCGCGCTCTACACGATCTCGGCGTTGTGGACCATGGCCCGCGAGCAACTCGACGTCACGGTCGTCATCCTCAACAACCACGCCTACGCGATCCTGCAGCTCGAACTGCAACGCGTCGGAACATCGGCCACGGGTGAGCAGTCGCGGTCGCTGCTCGACCTCAGCCGCCCGGACATCGACTTCGCTTCCATCGCACAGGGATTCGGCGTTCCGGCGACGCGGGCCGGCACCGCGGAGGAACTCGCTGAACAGTTCCGGGCCGCGCTGGCCGAACCCGGCCCGCACCTCATCGACGCCGTGGTGCCGGCCTGGTCGGCAGGTTAG
- a CDS encoding TetR/AcrR family transcriptional regulator yields the protein MTRPEPKRRGRPRAYDPERAVRDARDVFWRNGYAATSLDDLAAGMGMNRPSIYAAFGDKRALYLRAAADYGEASRASLARALAGPGSLRDVLYATYRGARDFYLTDAARGCFLIGTAVTEANRDPDVQAIVDSTFDAFTAMFTERFERAAIDGELAGHPAGMLAQIATAALNNLAVRVRAGAVPELLDILIDATVRVITNA from the coding sequence GTGACCAGACCCGAGCCGAAGCGTCGCGGCCGACCGCGGGCGTACGATCCCGAGCGTGCGGTGCGCGACGCGCGTGATGTGTTCTGGCGCAACGGCTATGCGGCGACATCGCTGGACGACCTCGCCGCAGGCATGGGAATGAACCGGCCAAGCATCTACGCGGCGTTCGGCGACAAGCGGGCGCTGTACCTACGGGCGGCAGCCGACTATGGCGAGGCCAGTCGTGCGTCGTTGGCGCGTGCGCTGGCCGGACCGGGATCGCTGCGGGACGTCCTGTACGCGACATACCGCGGTGCGCGCGACTTCTATCTGACCGACGCCGCGCGGGGCTGCTTCCTCATCGGTACCGCCGTGACAGAGGCCAACCGCGACCCGGACGTGCAAGCGATCGTCGACTCGACGTTCGACGCGTTCACCGCAATGTTCACCGAACGGTTCGAAAGGGCGGCCATCGACGGGGAACTGGCGGGCCACCCCGCCGGGATGCTCGCTCAGATCGCCACGGCCGCGCTGAACAACCTCGCGGTACGGGTTCGCGCGGGCGCCGTGCCAGAACTGCTGGACATCCTGATCGATGCGACCGTCAGGGTCATAACCAACGCGTAG
- a CDS encoding alpha/beta fold hydrolase, with protein sequence MSIHRVETGEGEPVLLLHGYPQSASCWRHQIPALAAHHRVIAPDWPGFGRSGPPDSPATYDAEVDRIGHIADSFGLDHFNLVAHDYGGFLGLGFTLRNPERVNRFALLNSRAHGVFRPWFYRFSRGQRWAVTHTPAAARRLPLRRIHRLFLRPYRQMGCWDQPLETEYLGWMDTASGRQTFIDFFTHYHLPVVPWLADGLRTITCPTAIIWGDRDRYIPVQTAEELADRIPNATLTRLRGADHYVMEERPDEVTAALLELLARPCPSPSTISG encoded by the coding sequence ATGAGCATCCACCGCGTCGAGACCGGCGAGGGCGAGCCGGTCCTGCTACTACACGGATATCCGCAGAGTGCGTCGTGCTGGCGTCATCAGATCCCCGCACTCGCTGCCCATCACCGTGTCATCGCCCCCGACTGGCCGGGGTTCGGCCGGTCCGGTCCGCCCGACTCCCCCGCCACCTACGACGCCGAGGTCGACCGGATCGGCCACATCGCCGACTCCTTCGGGCTCGACCACTTCAACCTCGTCGCCCACGACTACGGCGGCTTCCTCGGGCTCGGCTTCACGCTGCGAAATCCGGAGCGGGTCAACCGATTCGCATTGCTGAACAGCCGTGCGCACGGGGTGTTCCGGCCGTGGTTCTATCGGTTCTCGCGCGGTCAGCGGTGGGCCGTAACCCACACTCCCGCGGCCGCCCGCCGGTTGCCGCTGCGCCGCATCCACCGCCTCTTCCTGCGCCCTTACCGCCAAATGGGTTGCTGGGACCAACCATTGGAAACCGAATACCTCGGCTGGATGGACACTGCGTCGGGCAGGCAGACATTCATCGACTTCTTCACGCACTACCACCTGCCCGTCGTACCGTGGCTCGCCGACGGGCTACGTACCATCACCTGCCCCACGGCGATCATCTGGGGCGACCGGGATCGCTACATCCCGGTGCAGACCGCCGAGGAACTGGCCGACCGCATCCCCAACGCCACACTCACCCGGCTTCGCGGCGCCGACCACTACGTCATGGAAGAGCGTCCGGACGAGGTAACCGCAGCGCTGCTGGAACTGCTGGCGCGTCCGTGCCCCAGTCCCTCGACGATCTCGGGCTAG
- a CDS encoding Hsp70 family protein: MVDGIGLSVGATNLTAVVVGRAAVTRSPVLTLYPHRRPEVGVPSENPDLTERGLVITDFVERVGDPVGILASDGSSHQGEILVADALGALLRALTRGRQVDDPIAITHPAHWRPNQVDALRSALTSVREFASEPALVSDATAALVALQNDPGVPTRGVIALCDFGGSGTSITLADAARGYQPIAPTVRHPDLSGDLIDQALLTHIVNDLSAAGTIDLASTSAIGSLGRLRGECRRAKERLSTDSVTSLVAELPGHRSEVRLNRNELDEAIGAPLAEFVAVLQDTVERSGVRPGDLVAVATIGGGARIPAITTALSQHFQLPVITGAQPELTAAIGGGLTAVRGTAEEGMTALAPAAAAAPATQAAAAVAPEPPPAPQALAWSDAEDIPDVAPTGYEADFADYDESGPGGSTTARPRMQFSEPELSPHDEAIARPWYRRPAVALGVGGAAALAAVAAVVLLVGNGDAENPEPTSTSGSVTSTTAPAEAPAPAEQAPVQDAPAQQPQTVTREAPAPETVIETAPASEAPPPPAETPPPTSEAPPPPPPTSEAPPPTSEAPPATPPAWTPTAPYPTVPGLPWVPAPGGAH; the protein is encoded by the coding sequence ATGGTCGACGGAATTGGGCTGTCGGTTGGAGCGACCAACCTGACAGCGGTCGTGGTGGGACGAGCCGCGGTGACGCGCTCGCCGGTGCTGACGCTGTATCCGCATCGGCGTCCCGAAGTGGGCGTACCCAGCGAAAATCCGGACCTCACCGAACGCGGCCTGGTCATCACGGACTTCGTCGAACGGGTCGGCGACCCGGTCGGCATCCTGGCCTCGGACGGCTCGTCGCATCAGGGCGAGATCCTGGTAGCCGACGCGCTCGGCGCGCTGCTACGTGCCCTGACCCGGGGCCGCCAGGTTGACGATCCGATCGCGATCACGCACCCGGCGCACTGGCGGCCGAACCAGGTCGATGCCCTGCGCAGCGCACTGACGTCGGTGCGCGAGTTCGCGAGTGAACCGGCCCTGGTGTCGGATGCCACCGCCGCGTTGGTCGCCTTGCAGAACGATCCGGGTGTGCCGACGCGCGGCGTGATCGCGCTGTGCGACTTCGGCGGCAGCGGCACCAGCATCACGTTGGCCGACGCGGCACGCGGATACCAGCCGATCGCGCCGACCGTGCGTCACCCCGACCTGTCCGGGGATCTGATCGACCAGGCGTTGCTCACGCACATCGTGAACGACCTCTCGGCGGCCGGGACCATCGACCTGGCGAGCACCTCGGCGATCGGCTCGCTCGGCCGGCTGCGCGGTGAGTGCCGCCGCGCCAAGGAGAGGCTGTCCACCGACTCGGTCACCTCGCTGGTTGCCGAGCTGCCCGGGCACCGCAGTGAGGTCCGGCTGAACCGCAACGAACTCGACGAGGCCATCGGTGCGCCCCTGGCGGAATTCGTCGCGGTACTGCAGGACACCGTGGAGCGCAGTGGCGTGAGGCCGGGCGACCTGGTCGCGGTGGCGACCATCGGCGGCGGGGCCCGGATCCCGGCCATCACGACCGCGTTGTCCCAGCATTTCCAGCTTCCGGTGATCACCGGCGCCCAGCCCGAGCTGACCGCGGCGATCGGTGGCGGGTTGACCGCGGTGCGGGGTACGGCCGAGGAGGGCATGACCGCGTTGGCTCCGGCGGCGGCCGCCGCACCCGCCACCCAGGCGGCCGCGGCCGTCGCGCCCGAGCCGCCCCCGGCGCCGCAGGCGCTGGCGTGGTCGGACGCCGAGGACATTCCCGACGTCGCTCCCACCGGGTACGAGGCCGACTTTGCGGACTATGACGAGTCCGGGCCCGGCGGCTCGACCACTGCGCGCCCGCGGATGCAGTTCAGTGAGCCGGAATTGTCTCCGCACGACGAGGCGATCGCCCGGCCCTGGTACCGCCGTCCTGCGGTGGCACTCGGCGTCGGCGGCGCTGCCGCACTGGCGGCCGTGGCCGCGGTGGTCTTGCTGGTCGGTAACGGCGACGCCGAAAATCCGGAGCCCACGTCGACGTCCGGATCGGTCACCTCGACGACGGCACCCGCCGAGGCGCCCGCGCCGGCCGAACAAGCGCCCGTCCAGGATGCTCCGGCGCAGCAGCCCCAGACCGTCACGCGTGAAGCTCCGGCCCCCGAGACCGTGATCGAGACCGCGCCGGCCTCGGAGGCGCCGCCGCCACCGGCGGAGACCCCGCCGCCGACCTCTGAGGCGCCACCGCCACCGCCACCGACCAGCGAAGCGCCACCGCCTACCAGCGAGGCGCCGCCCGCCACGCCGCCGGCGTGGACCCCGACCGCGCCCTACCCGACCGTCCCGGGCTTGCCGTGGGTGCCGGCACCGGGCGGCGCCCACTAG